From the Amycolatopsis thermoflava N1165 genome, one window contains:
- a CDS encoding LLM class flavin-dependent oxidoreductase: protein MRFAISIPQFVADGTFDPAAFRSYVRRAEELGFESGWTQEQVLGTAPHLSANETMAYAFACTERLRLGCAVYVTPLHIPAHLAKSLATLDQLSRGRLEVGVGSGGRNRPFAAFGLDGEAHVARFTEGIRLVKALWTEDVVDFDGRFWQLEGASMQPKPFQKPGPPLWFGGSHPNALKRAVKHGDGFFGAGSSTTAAFAEQVKTLREVLAEAGREDFQVAKRVYIAVDDDGDAARRRVADGLAEIYGKRGLEAVAVAGTPDECVAGVQEVAAAGAELILFTPFADQAEQMERLAAEVMPRI, encoded by the coding sequence ATGCGGTTCGCGATCTCGATTCCCCAGTTCGTGGCCGACGGAACGTTCGACCCCGCCGCCTTCCGCTCGTACGTGCGGCGCGCCGAGGAGCTCGGCTTCGAGAGCGGCTGGACCCAGGAGCAGGTCCTCGGCACGGCCCCGCACCTTTCGGCGAACGAGACCATGGCCTACGCGTTCGCCTGCACCGAGCGCTTGCGCCTCGGCTGCGCCGTGTACGTCACCCCGCTGCACATCCCGGCGCACCTGGCCAAGAGCCTCGCCACGCTCGACCAGCTCAGCCGCGGCCGCCTGGAGGTCGGCGTCGGCAGCGGCGGCCGCAACCGGCCGTTCGCCGCGTTCGGCCTCGACGGCGAGGCGCACGTCGCCCGGTTCACCGAGGGGATCCGCCTGGTCAAGGCGCTGTGGACCGAGGACGTGGTCGACTTCGACGGCCGCTTCTGGCAGCTCGAGGGCGCCTCGATGCAGCCGAAGCCGTTCCAGAAGCCCGGCCCGCCGCTGTGGTTCGGCGGCAGCCACCCGAACGCCCTCAAGCGGGCGGTGAAGCACGGCGACGGGTTCTTCGGCGCCGGTTCCTCGACCACCGCGGCCTTCGCCGAGCAGGTCAAGACGCTGCGCGAGGTGCTGGCCGAAGCCGGGCGCGAGGACTTCCAGGTCGCCAAGCGCGTGTACATCGCGGTGGACGACGACGGGGACGCCGCCCGCCGCCGCGTCGCCGACGGTCTCGCCGAGATCTACGGCAAACGCGGCCTCGAGGCGGTCGCGGTGGCAGGCACACCCGACGAGTGCGTGGCCGGGGTGCAGGAGGTCGCCGCCGCGGGCGCCGAGCTGATCCTGTTCACCCCGTTCGCCGACCAGGCCGAGCAGATGGAACGCCTGGCCGCCGAGGTCATGCCCCGGATCTGA
- a CDS encoding alpha/beta hydrolase: MAPGGQVDEDEATEPRGRPSRRSVLIAGASGLGIAAVAAGTATGVLPVSEALQRALGVASSSPASQIGVAKVERVWSRYRNRMVDLVILLPSKSPPRNLPVSLLLHGLHGRARTAAPTGTLAELASQVARKRVQPYGFVAVDGGDNYWHENVPGDDPMGMLLEEVPQWLRERGLGGVDGMPFACTGMSMGGFGALLYARRRAERRQPVGALALLAPALILSWTEMAKRHTFRDEADWASMDPLRHLEATAGIPTALWCGTEDAFIHGARRFIAAVKPEIGYTARGKHGDSFNRTVVPSMVSFLGRHRPSA, translated from the coding sequence ATGGCGCCGGGAGGCCAGGTGGACGAGGACGAAGCGACTGAACCGCGCGGGCGGCCCAGCCGCCGCTCGGTGCTGATCGCCGGCGCTTCGGGCCTGGGTATCGCCGCGGTCGCCGCGGGGACGGCGACCGGGGTGCTGCCGGTGAGCGAGGCGTTGCAGCGGGCGCTGGGTGTGGCGTCGTCGTCGCCCGCGTCGCAGATCGGGGTCGCGAAGGTCGAGCGGGTGTGGTCGCGGTACCGGAACCGGATGGTCGACCTGGTCATCCTGCTGCCGTCGAAGTCGCCGCCGCGGAACCTGCCGGTGTCGCTGCTGCTGCACGGCCTGCACGGGCGGGCGCGGACGGCGGCCCCGACCGGGACGCTCGCCGAGCTGGCCAGCCAGGTCGCCCGCAAGCGGGTCCAGCCGTACGGCTTCGTCGCGGTCGACGGCGGCGACAACTACTGGCATGAAAACGTGCCCGGCGACGATCCGATGGGCATGCTGCTGGAGGAGGTGCCGCAGTGGCTGCGGGAACGCGGCCTCGGCGGCGTGGACGGGATGCCGTTCGCCTGCACCGGCATGTCGATGGGCGGTTTCGGTGCCCTGCTGTACGCCCGCCGCCGGGCGGAGCGCCGCCAGCCGGTGGGTGCGCTGGCCCTGCTGGCGCCGGCGCTCATCCTGTCGTGGACGGAGATGGCGAAGCGGCACACCTTCCGTGACGAAGCCGACTGGGCGTCGATGGACCCGCTACGCCACCTCGAGGCGACGGCGGGCATCCCAACCGCCCTGTGGTGCGGCACGGAAGACGCGTTCATCCACGGCGCCCGACGCTTCATCGCGGCCGTGAAGCCCGAAATCGGGTATACGGCGCGAGGCAAGCACGGCGACTCGTTCAACCGGACGGTGGTGCCGAGCATGGTGAGCTTCCTAGGCCGCCACCGCCCAAGCGCGTAG
- the fdhD gene encoding formate dehydrogenase accessory sulfurtransferase FdhD: MGRVTVRRPVRKLTEGGQTRRADLLAAEEPLELRVGGKALAVTMRTPGHDVELAHGFLLSEGVIASRDDVFTARYCDGVDDQGRNTYNVLDLALAEGVAPPETGVERNFYTTSSCGVCGKAALDAVKLKTRFAPGESTFAVSTEVLAGLPETLRKQQRVFASTGGLHAAGLFRADGSLLAVREDVGRHNAVDKVLGWALLEGRVPLSDCGLLVSGRASFELVQKAAMAGVPFLAAVSAPSSLAVELAEENGMTLVGFLRGTSMNLYTGDQRVLEPAAV; the protein is encoded by the coding sequence ATGGGGCGCGTGACGGTGCGACGTCCGGTGCGGAAGCTGACCGAGGGCGGGCAGACGCGGCGCGCCGACCTGCTGGCGGCCGAGGAGCCGCTGGAGCTGCGGGTCGGCGGCAAGGCCCTGGCCGTCACCATGCGCACTCCCGGGCACGACGTCGAGCTGGCGCACGGCTTCCTGCTGTCCGAGGGTGTCATCGCCTCGCGGGACGACGTGTTCACGGCCCGGTACTGCGACGGCGTCGACGACCAGGGGCGCAACACCTACAACGTCCTGGACCTCGCCCTGGCCGAGGGCGTCGCGCCGCCGGAGACGGGTGTGGAGCGCAACTTCTACACGACGTCCTCGTGCGGGGTGTGCGGCAAGGCGGCGCTGGACGCGGTGAAGCTCAAGACCCGCTTCGCGCCCGGGGAGTCGACTTTCGCCGTGAGCACGGAGGTGCTCGCGGGGCTGCCGGAAACGCTGCGCAAGCAGCAGCGCGTGTTCGCCAGCACCGGCGGCCTGCACGCGGCCGGGTTGTTCCGGGCGGACGGGTCGCTGCTGGCCGTGCGGGAGGACGTGGGCAGGCACAACGCGGTCGACAAGGTGCTGGGCTGGGCGCTGCTGGAGGGCCGGGTCCCGTTGTCGGACTGCGGGCTGCTGGTGTCCGGGCGGGCGTCGTTCGAGCTGGTGCAGAAGGCCGCGATGGCCGGGGTCCCGTTCCTCGCGGCGGTGTCCGCGCCGTCGTCGCTTGCGGTGGAGCTGGCCGAGGAGAACGGCATGACGCTGGTCGGGTTCCTGCGCGGCACCAGCATGAACCTCTACACCGGCGACCAGCGCGTACTGGAGCCGGCCGCGGTGTGA